The following coding sequences lie in one Pseudoxanthomonas sp. SE1 genomic window:
- a CDS encoding phage BR0599 family protein: MPFDLLERGRWTGKPFHLFIFQRQGLIWRFGNLERDEVIGGETFQAVPISRTALRDSSESPRNNVTITMPYLLDPEADEYPVTQDFGSTWRPFPPSDRIFVSCLAMHRGDDAPIVEWTGRVVSPKFNGTTLELLCEPTRSSGRRTGMQKRGQRACWKALGSMGLGMCNLHMGPMRITATLTAVAGDTVTAPEFADPERPIVQLEWTDEEDELHVIPVLSQAGTVLTLDGTADMPVDTEVVVTTLPRWGYPATLTAASGTTLTADAFGADVPEGFSLRGGWFEWTNEDGLLERRSIKAWSADSITVLYGSLDFVDGLQGTAYVGCAHNWAACELFGNEENYGGAPYKPVKNPMGGMPVW, translated from the coding sequence ATGCCCTTTGACCTGCTCGAGCGCGGCCGCTGGACCGGCAAGCCGTTCCACCTCTTCATCTTCCAGCGACAGGGTTTGATCTGGCGCTTCGGCAATCTCGAGCGCGACGAGGTCATCGGCGGCGAGACGTTCCAGGCGGTCCCGATCTCGCGCACCGCTTTGCGCGACAGCTCCGAGTCCCCGCGCAACAACGTGACCATCACGATGCCGTACCTGCTGGATCCGGAAGCCGACGAGTATCCGGTCACGCAGGACTTCGGAAGCACATGGCGCCCGTTCCCGCCCAGTGATCGGATCTTCGTCAGCTGCCTGGCGATGCACCGTGGCGACGATGCGCCGATCGTGGAGTGGACCGGACGCGTGGTCTCGCCGAAGTTCAACGGCACCACGCTGGAGCTGCTGTGCGAGCCGACGCGCAGCTCGGGCCGCCGCACGGGGATGCAGAAGCGCGGGCAGCGTGCCTGCTGGAAGGCGCTGGGCTCCATGGGCCTGGGCATGTGCAACCTGCACATGGGCCCGATGCGGATCACTGCCACCCTCACCGCCGTCGCGGGCGACACCGTGACGGCTCCGGAGTTCGCCGACCCGGAGCGCCCGATCGTGCAGTTGGAGTGGACCGACGAGGAGGACGAACTTCACGTCATCCCCGTGCTGTCGCAGGCCGGCACCGTACTGACGCTCGATGGTACGGCCGACATGCCGGTGGACACGGAGGTCGTCGTGACCACGCTGCCGCGCTGGGGCTATCCCGCGACGCTGACCGCCGCCAGCGGCACCACCCTGACGGCGGACGCATTCGGAGCGGACGTCCCCGAGGGTTTCTCACTGCGCGGTGGCTGGTTCGAGTGGACGAACGAGGACGGCCTGCTCGAGCGGCGTTCGATCAAGGCGTGGAGCGCCGACAGCATCACTGTGCTGTATGGGTCCCTTGACTTCGTCGATGGCCTGCAGGGGACCGCATACGTCGGTTGCGCTCACAACTGGGCGGCTTGCGAGCTCTTTGGAAATGAAGAGAACTACGGTGGCGCACCCTACAAACCGGTGAAGAACCCGATGGGGGGCATGCCGGTATGGTAA
- a CDS encoding tape measure protein produces MATNSGASLRVRVSADLADLKQGMALLRGELAKVQKASARAAPDDSRWASGLKSVRNQLAGIVTVYGALRAVKTYAELADQAANLSARLRLATKDQQAFEGAYRGTYEIAQRTSSEWNSVAGLYARLSQSTSLGQNQILALTETIGQTFQVSGAGAQEADRGITQLTQAIAGGVLRAEEFNTLIETAPRLVQALADHFGVSFGKVRKLVNDGKVSTQDLLDALEKSADAIQEEFTRLPLTVSRATQQLKTSLLALVGGADEATGASGDLANAISGLAGTLSDPATVQAFQGFITLLTRIAGAGVKAAARVGDLIETARIASGSVTLDRASDAGLRERLTQLQANIDAGKEWRKEQGNILERLSGGRDTRAYDQMVDEARRIQGILDIRENGSSSPGNGRRYRPTGEVSTTTAGRDGGGTEKRIAESNALLRDSVTRALAELDRLYAGHEVGLKDYFAERQRLQEQAIDLEIQQARNEMAVTKDAGQRRNLEEQIVKLQRDRAALGTTTAREQAAAEADLAKQLEAVKLELLELDGKTGEAARLRLEQEYKDLFKRLEAASDESGKAIVRNLIERNVTKAQLDDFRTRASDVLGNLQATEGSVSAQVDARTLGAAEGERRLQAVRAKSLEQLTQLRAAVAAFYEKTKDPSVLAFLTSLDGNIADVTMSMQEFRMKMEDQAESSFGQFISDLVEGTKSFKEAFADMVRSFAAGVAQMIAQELALRAIRAALSAFGGASGSAPAAHGGGIAGRLQMTRNNINPMVFGHAPRYHGGGVAGLANNEIPAILERGETIRTKAQESALTAQLDAARSGNRQGLVTTPIVAIGDNAIADALQSAAGTQAVLTIVRDHWGGLNQGGTT; encoded by the coding sequence ATGGCAACCAATTCGGGCGCATCGTTGCGAGTCAGGGTATCCGCCGATCTGGCAGACCTGAAGCAGGGGATGGCACTACTCCGGGGCGAACTCGCGAAGGTGCAGAAGGCCAGCGCTCGCGCTGCCCCGGACGACTCGCGCTGGGCATCCGGGCTCAAGTCGGTGCGGAACCAGCTGGCCGGCATCGTTACGGTCTACGGCGCGCTTCGCGCGGTAAAGACGTACGCCGAGCTTGCCGATCAGGCGGCCAACCTCTCCGCTCGCCTGCGCCTGGCAACGAAAGACCAGCAGGCCTTCGAGGGCGCGTACCGCGGCACCTACGAGATCGCGCAACGGACGTCTTCCGAGTGGAATTCCGTTGCAGGACTCTACGCTCGCCTGTCCCAGTCGACCAGTCTTGGACAGAATCAGATTCTCGCATTGACTGAGACGATCGGCCAAACGTTTCAGGTCTCAGGCGCTGGCGCTCAGGAGGCCGACCGAGGCATCACCCAGTTGACGCAAGCCATCGCAGGCGGCGTGCTGCGCGCTGAAGAGTTCAACACGCTTATCGAGACGGCACCACGCCTAGTGCAGGCACTGGCCGATCATTTTGGGGTGTCGTTCGGCAAAGTCCGCAAGCTCGTCAACGACGGCAAGGTATCGACGCAGGACCTCCTAGATGCGCTGGAAAAGAGCGCCGATGCGATCCAAGAGGAGTTCACGCGCCTACCACTCACGGTCTCGCGCGCGACACAGCAGCTCAAGACTTCGCTGCTCGCCCTCGTTGGGGGTGCCGATGAAGCTACCGGCGCCTCTGGTGACCTGGCCAACGCCATCAGCGGCTTGGCCGGTACGCTTAGCGATCCGGCCACCGTGCAAGCTTTCCAAGGCTTCATCACGCTGCTTACCAGGATCGCCGGCGCTGGCGTGAAGGCGGCGGCCCGCGTTGGTGACTTGATCGAGACTGCGCGAATCGCGAGCGGTAGCGTCACCCTCGATCGGGCGTCGGACGCTGGTCTTCGGGAGCGCCTGACGCAGCTGCAGGCCAATATCGATGCGGGCAAGGAATGGCGGAAGGAGCAGGGCAACATCCTGGAGCGCCTCAGTGGCGGACGTGACACGCGCGCTTACGACCAGATGGTCGACGAAGCGCGAAGGATCCAAGGGATTCTGGACATCCGTGAGAACGGCAGCTCCAGCCCCGGCAATGGCCGCCGGTATCGCCCCACGGGGGAGGTGAGCACTACGACGGCTGGGCGCGACGGCGGCGGCACAGAAAAGCGGATTGCTGAATCAAACGCGTTGTTGCGTGACTCGGTCACCCGCGCCCTGGCCGAACTGGACCGCCTCTATGCCGGCCACGAAGTCGGCTTGAAGGACTACTTCGCTGAGCGCCAGCGCCTGCAGGAGCAGGCGATCGATCTGGAGATCCAGCAGGCCCGCAACGAAATGGCGGTCACGAAGGATGCTGGCCAGCGCCGCAACCTTGAGGAGCAAATCGTCAAGCTGCAGCGCGATCGCGCCGCGCTGGGCACCACAACGGCACGCGAGCAGGCGGCCGCCGAGGCCGATCTCGCCAAGCAGCTGGAGGCCGTGAAGCTGGAACTGCTCGAGCTCGACGGCAAGACCGGCGAGGCGGCGCGGCTCCGGCTGGAGCAGGAATACAAGGACCTGTTCAAGCGCCTGGAGGCGGCCAGCGACGAATCCGGCAAAGCGATCGTCCGCAACCTGATCGAGCGCAACGTCACCAAAGCGCAACTGGATGACTTCCGCACCCGCGCCTCGGACGTGCTGGGCAACCTGCAGGCCACCGAAGGCTCGGTCTCCGCGCAGGTCGATGCCCGCACGCTGGGCGCGGCCGAGGGCGAGCGGCGTCTGCAGGCCGTGCGCGCAAAGTCACTCGAGCAGCTGACCCAGCTGCGTGCCGCCGTGGCTGCCTTCTACGAAAAAACGAAGGATCCCAGCGTGCTGGCGTTCCTGACCAGCCTGGACGGCAACATCGCCGACGTCACCATGTCCATGCAGGAATTCCGCATGAAGATGGAAGACCAGGCGGAGAGCTCGTTCGGCCAGTTCATCAGCGACCTCGTGGAGGGCACGAAGTCGTTCAAAGAGGCCTTCGCGGACATGGTGCGCAGCTTCGCCGCCGGCGTGGCCCAGATGATCGCCCAGGAGCTGGCCCTGCGCGCCATCCGCGCCGCGCTGTCGGCCTTCGGTGGTGCCAGTGGCTCCGCACCCGCGGCGCACGGGGGAGGTATCGCCGGGCGCCTCCAGATGACGCGGAACAACATCAATCCGATGGTCTTCGGCCATGCTCCGCGGTACCACGGCGGTGGCGTCGCAGGCCTGGCCAACAACGAGATCCCGGCCATCCTTGAGCGTGGCGAGACCATCCGCACGAAGGCGCAGGAGTCGGCGCTGACTGCACAACTCGACGCCGCCCGTTCCGGCAACCGCCAAGGCTTGGTCACCACGCCCATCGTGGCGATCGGGGACAACGCGATCGCGGATGCGCTGCAGTCGGCGGCCGGCACGCAGGCGGTGCTGACCATCGTGCGCGATCACTGGGGCGGCCTGAATCAGGGAGGCACCACGTGA